The Rathayibacter caricis DSM 15933 genomic sequence TCGGTCACGGTCGTGTCCTTCGGCTCGTGCGCCGCGCGGTCGGAGCGGCGTCTCCCCTCAGTATTCGACGCGGTACCGTTGAGCAGAAGCGATGATTCGTGACCGGTACCGGTCAGCTGAGCTGATGAATCGGAGGCGCCTCCCGTGCTCGACGTCCGCCGCCTGGTCCTGCTGCGCGAGGTCGCCGTCCGCGGCACTCTCGCGGCCGCCGCCGAGGCCCTCGCCTACAGTCCGTCCGCCGTCTCGCAGCAGCTGAGCGTGCTCGAGCGCGAGACCGGCGTGGAGCTCCTGCGCAAGGTCGGGAGGCGGGTGCAGCTCACTCCGCAGGCCGAGATCCTCGTCGAGGCGGCGGGGGAGGTGCTCGCGCTGCTCGAGCGGGCGGAGGCGGCGCTCGCCGCGTCGGGGGAGTCGGTCACCGGACGCGTGCGCGTCGCGGTGTTCCAGTCGGCCGCCCTGGCGCTGATGCCTCGGGCGCTGCGCTTCGCGGCCGAGCGGTTCCCCGAGGTGCGGGTCGAGATGGTGCAGCGAGAACCTGAGGGGGCCCTGCACGAGACGTGGGCGCGCGAGTTCGACCTCGTGGTCGCCGAGCAGTACCCCGGCCACTCGACGTCCTGGCTGCCGGGTCTGGTGCGGGCCGACCTCACGAGCGACGCGATCCGGCTCGCGGTGCGCCGCGACTCCGCCGTGCTGCGCCTCGCCGACGCCCGCGACGAGGCCTGGGTGATGGAGCCGCGCGGCACCGCGAGCCGCCACTTCGCCGAGCAGCTGTGCCGGGTCGCCGGCTTCGAGCCCGACGTGCGCTTCGAGACGGCCGACCTGCAGGCGCAGATCCGGCTGGCCGCCTCCGGCAACGCGGTCGCGCTGATGCCGGACCTCGTGTGGGCGGGCGGGGAGCCGGACTGCCGCCTCCTCGAGCTGCCGGGAGCGCCCCGGCGCACGATCTTCACGGCGCAGCGCGAGGCGGGGCTCGCGTCACCGGCGGTCCGGGTGTTCCGGGAGTGCCTGGAGGAGGCGGCGCGCGCGTACGCGTGACGGGCCCCGGGGTCTCCGTGCCGGACGAGGGCCGTGCAGAACCGAGGCCAGGAGTGCCCCTCATCCACCATCGCGGCTGACGAGCACTCCTGGCCTCGGTTGTGCACGCGAGTCACGCCGGCGCGTGCACCAGCTCCGAGATCCGGCGCTTGTACTCGTTGAACTCCGGAGCCGTCACGTCGCGCTCCTCCGGCAGGTCGATCGGCACGATCTCGCTGATGTGGCCCGGCACCCCATGCGAGGCGCCGCCCGTCATCACGACCACCCGGTCGGCGAGGTACACCGCCTCCTCGATCGAGTGCGTGACGAAGAGCACGGT encodes the following:
- a CDS encoding LysR substrate-binding domain-containing protein, translating into MLDVRRLVLLREVAVRGTLAAAAEALAYSPSAVSQQLSVLERETGVELLRKVGRRVQLTPQAEILVEAAGEVLALLERAEAALAASGESVTGRVRVAVFQSAALALMPRALRFAAERFPEVRVEMVQREPEGALHETWAREFDLVVAEQYPGHSTSWLPGLVRADLTSDAIRLAVRRDSAVLRLADARDEAWVMEPRGTASRHFAEQLCRVAGFEPDVRFETADLQAQIRLAASGNAVALMPDLVWAGGEPDCRLLELPGAPRRTIFTAQREAGLASPAVRVFRECLEEAARAYA